The following proteins come from a genomic window of Aspergillus oryzae RIB40 DNA, chromosome 4:
- a CDS encoding uncharacterized protein (amino acid transporters), whose product MIQGVIFLNHETYAPPRWQGTLIVSAASIGMSLFNIFAAKHLPLAEGIFVTFHFFAFVPIIVTLLVLAPKAKAQDVFFGFKDYGAGWANPSLAVMIGQVSSMFTVMGSDSVSHMSEEIEDAGVTVPKSMILSFALNIPFGIGSVLTYLFIMPDVQDALDSPAGLPFIYVFSEATKNTTGASILVVAILLLFFMITISSTASASRQTFAFARDNGLPFSNWLGAVHPTLHIPVNSVILTCAFSIIMFLINIGSSVAMNALLSLATSPLMGTYMICIACVIVRRITKSPPLPPSRWSLGRFGMPINILALVYSSWAFFWSFWPVNREVTDETLNWAPVLFVGVMGSSGLLYWLVARKVYEGPVVKVEGRKFH is encoded by the exons ATGATACAGGGCgtgatcttcttgaaccATGAGACATATGCACCGCCTCGTTGGCAAGGAACCTTGATCGTCTCTGCAGCGTCAATTGGCATGAGtctttttaatatatttgcAGCGAAACATCTCCCACTTGCCGAGGGCATCTTCGTCACATTTCACTTCTTTGCATTTGTTCCAATTATTGTCACATTACTCGTCCTCGCTCCCAAGGCAAAGGCCCAAGACGTATTCTTCGGTTTTAAGGATTATGGGGCTGGGTGGGCGAATCCATCTTTGGCAGTGATGATAGGTCAAGTGTCCTCAATGTTTACCGTCATGG GCTCTGACTCAGTCTCACATATGT CTGAAGAGATTGAGGACGCTGGTGTTACAGTTCCTAaatcaatgatattgtcCTTTGCCCTAAACATACCATTTGGCATAGGTTCAGTCCTAAcatatttatttataatgcCTGACGTACAAGATGCTCTTGACTCCCCTGCTGGTCTACCGTTTATCTACGTATTCTCTGAGGCTACGAAGAATACAACGGGTGCAAGCATCCTAGTTGTAGCCATCCTCCTCTTATTCTTCATGATTACTATTAGCTCCACAGCGTCAGCATCGCGACAGACATTCGCTTTCGCTCGAGATAATGGTCTGCCCTTCTCTAACTGGCTTGGAGCT GTCCACCCGACACTCCATATCCCCGTCAACTCAGTTATATTAACATGCGCTTTCTCTATTATCATGTTCCTGATCAATATTGGTTCTAGCGTCGCGATGAACGCCTTGTTATCACTCGCTACAAGTCCTCTCATGGGTACATATATGATCTGCATTGCTTGCGTTATCGTGCGCCGCATCACGAAATCTCCACCACTACCCCCTTCCCGTTGGTCGCTTGGTCGATTTGGAATGCCAATAAATATACTAGCCCTggtatattcttcttgggcATTCTTTTGGAGCTTCTGGCCCGTGAACCGTGAAGTCACGGACGAAACTCTCAACTGGGCACCGGTCCTGTTTGTCGGGGTAATGGGATCATCTGGGTTGTTGTACTGGCTGGTTGCGCGGAAGGTTTATGAAGGCCCTGTTGTTAAGGTTGAAGGTCGGAAGTTTCATTAA
- a CDS encoding putative rhamnosidase B (predicted protein): MVTPDEQKIINSLQANWIWTPDWVDSSRVNTTGRIVHFSRELDLPESPTRAELHFSADTRYKLYVNGVRVAVGPARSSPWIWYYDTLDIAPYLSRGRNVIRFVVVRYFASSRGAMPFERTTLPGLTVVGSIEAGSNVVELDSHKGWQAQVDESIQFPMGLIDDGFLHIYERVAPTIHSPSVTPKAYGIKTLNGDLPPWRLRPRGIPMPDQTPIVVNVVRACESYISAEEWSSCLSGGGPLTLRGRSSHMLELQADTHSTAFLRWAFQGITNASQITLKVTYSEGYELEPRSYPYFRKKTDRLDAKAGHLIGPYDAVTLDIPDTQTVAYEPFWFRTFRLLRLEIIVGEEPVRMLPLEATQVNYPLAVKASWTELGDEYSERIWDVSIRTMRNCMFDGYSDCPFYEQLQYSGDSRAVGLFHYLLSGDDRLMRQAITNFAASVTFEGLTQSRFPSHVPQLIAGFPLYWVLQVCDHHLYFGDTRFARSFLPRIDGVLDFFDVHIDTLGLVSGLPEDVWQYVDWVTTWGATEDYPDKGVPTSGRKSNRHTYFSMLYAYVLQQAARLVRDVGRPGYAEEYEARAAALQQAIRAHCYDGHFFTDSTADIADEMSYSQHCQVFAVLSGTARPEDHARLLMESFADSRFAKCSYMMRFYALRALSLAGDQVYDSFWPQLWDPWRNMLANNLSTWEEDDVRQRSDCHAWSSVPIYEYCTELAGIRPIAPGSSKILFKPRLGLSDAIQAKVALGKDNVATISWTMGGGGEKNVELRLEKPVEIVSQLPGGLEEEHGVTDCVKLVHKAG, translated from the exons ATGGTGACACCCGACGAACAGAAA ATCATCAATTCCCTCCAGGCCAACTGGATCTGGACACCAGATTGGGTTGATTCGTCGCGAGTCAATACGACGGGGCGGATTGTCCATTTCAGTCGTGAGCTTGACCTGCCGGAAAGTCCCACCCGCGCTGAGTTACATTTCTCTGCGGATACGCGATATAAGCTCTATGTCAATGGAGTCCGGGTCGCTGTCGGGCCAGCGCGCAGCAGTCCGTGGATCTGGTACTATGACACGCTCGATATCGCACCGTATCTCAGCCGTGGACGGAATGTGATTCGCTTCGTTGTGGTGCGATACTTCGCATCCTCGCGCGGCGCCATGCCATTTGAGAGGACCACGCTGCCGGGATTGACTGTCGTGGGCTCTATAGAGGCAGGCAGTAACGTTGTAGAGCTCGATTCACATAAGGGATGGCAGGCACAAGTGGATGAGAGTATTCAGTTTCCAATGGGCCTGATAGATGACGGATTCCTACAC ATATACGAACGAGTCGCTCCGACGATACATAGCCCATCAGTGACCCCAAAGGCGTATGGGATCAAAACACTGAATGGCGATCTCCCACCCTGGCGATTGCGTCCGCGCGGGATCCCAATGCCCGATCAGACCCCCATCGTTGTGAACGTGGTACGTGCCTGCGAGAGTTATATTAGTGCGGAGGAGTGGTCATCTTGCTTGTCTGGGGGTGGCCCCTTGACTCTTCGTGGACGTTCTTCACATATGCTTGAACTGCAGGCCGACACACACTCAACAGCCTTCCTCCGATGGGCTTTTCAAGGTATCACAAACGCGTCGCAGATAACGCTGAAAGTGACGTACTCGGAGGGGTATGAGCTAGAGCCTCGGTCCTATCCGTACTTTCGCAAGAAGACAGATAGACTAGATGCAAAAGCTGGTCATCTCATTGGTCCTTATGACGCAGTCACCTTGGATATCCCTGACACGCAAACCGTGGCGTACGAGCCATTTTGGTTCCGAACATTTCGCCTTCTACGCCTTGAGATCATAGTGGGAGAAGAACCGGTCCGCATGCTTCCCTTGGAGGCGACACAAGTGAACTATCCCCTCGCCGTCAAGGCCAGTTGGACCGAGCTTGGCGATGAATACAGCGAACGGATATGGGACGTGTCCATTCGCACCATGCGAAACTGCATGTTTGACGGGTACTCGGACTGTCCGTTCTATGAGCAGCTTCA ATACTCTGGCGACAGTCGTGCCGTCGGCTTGTTTCACTATCTACTCTCCGGTGATGACCGGCTGATGCGACAAGCGATCACAAACTTTGCAGCGTCAGTCACCTTTGAGGGTCTTACTCAGTCTCGCTTCCCCTCTCATGTCCCCCAGCTTATTGCTGGCTTTCCGTTGTATTGGGTCCTGCAGGTCTGCGATCACCATCTCTACTTCGGCGACACTCGCTTTGCCCGTTCGTTCCTCCCTCGGATCGACGGcgtcctcgacttcttcgacgTACACATTGACACCTTGGGCCTTGTAAGCGGGTTACCTGAGGATGTGTGGCAGTATGTCGACTGGGTCACGACCTGGGGTGCGACGGAGGATTATCCGGACAAAGGGGTGCCCACCTCCGGTCGCAAATCTAACCGCCATACATACTTCAGCATGCTGTACGCTTATGTCCTCCAACAGGCTGCGCGGCTGGTTCGCGACGTTGGCCGACCGGGCTATGCAGAGGAGTACGAAGCACGGGCGGCCGCGCTGCAACAAGCCATTCGAGCACACTGTTACGATGGACACTTCTTCACCGATTCCACGGCCGATATCGCTGACGAAATGTCTTACTCACAACATTGTCAGGTCTTTGCGGTTCTGTCCGGGACAGCGCGACCGGAGGATCATGCCCGCCTTCTGATGGAATCATTCGCAGACTCCCGCTTCGCAAAATGCTCGTACATGATGCGATTCTATGCCCTTCGTGCATTGTCCCTTGCTGGCGATCAGGTCTACGATAGCTTCTGGCCCCAGCTGTGGGACCCGTGGCGCAATATGCTGGCCAACAATTTGTCAACCTGGGAGGAGGACGACGTCCGGCAGCGGTCGGACTGTCATGCGTGGTCTAGTGTGCCCATCTATGAGTATTGCACGGAACTGGCCGGCATTCGACCGATCGCACCGGGGTCGAGTAAGATTCTCTTCAAGCCACGTCTTGGGCTCAGTGATGCAATACAAGCCAAGGTTGCGCTGGGTAAGGACAATGTTGCAACCATATCGTGGACCATGGGAGGCggtggtgagaagaatgtcgagCTACGACTCGAAAAGCCGGTCGAAATTGTCAGTCAGTTGCCTGGGGGCCTTGAGGAGGAACACGGCGTCACCGACTGTGTAAAGCTGGTTCACAAAGCTGGGTGA
- a CDS encoding ankyrin repeat domain-containing protein (ankyrin repeat): MAPTPEDAVFAISAQATQLGNRISVRMLDYLSTVHDIPEGFGDLSRVFLDTCRSLWTIEAGLSESTTANRPLPRIIVQEVEKKFIEAYRDFQHLDRVVTKLIQYEHRGALGKLQKGWNRPSHELGKIRESLKKTMEALQISVLAFHWSLGDAKPEESVGVGYAGLAAALDRMAKGRSVTGINKAKTLERGIAEMKQSSQAVKTAPAGPPPSRPVPPVPPKPSSSQDDVSRDPGCSRGGTLVEPMPETLSSVLSLDSLSLSSSHHGRDLELSQIRTRNTTSKGEDRPHLQSSSASTLAQDMDTNPSSVLPSKASYRKHDLPSMPQRTPSNTSAANVGHLKNALASAVRARNHQLMEQLLDSGVSPDMGENTHPLNEAILHRDIEGMRLLLLFGANPNAPDKEGKSPLFSAVEGSFMDGATLLLKYRADPSLMTGTELESPLGLCITSLKTGLVHVLLAHGADPNHEMRNGSTVLIEAIRKKAPQRLVDLILDAGADPNLKSREGKSALFEAVQADQVTIVTTLLDHGANPNLPGPEHVLWSAIYRPACLRILMARGADVRKTPGIMEQATSINNIDSVRILLQAGVDPNSKKDGIYTPLCSAIRDNRGDIFALLLANGANPNVMASEYPAWKCVTHFRTHLLPDLVDAGADLHQPPGIVEMAVQANNAEAVQWLLEHGGANPNDRNAQGHTALTTAIRDNRVDLMALLLAHGADPNQRGQDWPVCMAVRSPILLQQLLPAVTDLSAHKGVMEMAVLANQLESIKLLLAAGASVEYKNGGVFSPLTTALREHHEDIVRFLLDEAGADPNAPGEHLPIVKAVRRCNNGDFKMIELLLEKGADPNKTYREWNAIMQAIENRDMKLLRLLVEKGGGVDLEKEDETVNVGRFIPETCQ; this comes from the exons ATGGCTCCTACCCCGGAGGATGCCGTCTTTGCAATTTCGGCCCAGGCAACTCAGCTGGGCAATCGCATCTCTGTTCGGATGCTCGACTACCTAAGTACGGTTCACGACATCCCAGAGGGCTTCGGAGATCTCTCAAGAGTCTTTCTCGATACATGTCGCTCCTTGTGGACAATCGAAGCTGGCCTCAGTGAGTCAACAACAGCGAATCGGCCGCTGCCCAGAATAATTGTTcaggaggtggagaagaagttcatcgaGGCGTACCGGGACTTTCAGCACCTGGACCGAGTCGTGACCAAACTGATCCAGTATGAACACCGTGGCGCACTGGGAAAGTTACAAAAGGGATGGAATCGACCAAGCCACGAGCTGGGCAAGATCCGGGAATCGCTCAAGAAAACCATGGAGGCTTTACAGATCAGTGTCCTGGCTTTCCACTGGTCCCTTGGCGATGCTAAGCCGGAAGAATCAGTGGGAGTCGGATACGCAGGGCTCGCTGCAGCACTCGATCGGATGGCGAAGGGGCGATCGGTGACTGGAATCAACAAGGCGAAGACACTAGAACGCGGGATCGCCGAAATGAAGCAATCGTCGCAGGCTGTAAAAACAGCGCCCGCTGGTCCTCCTCCCTCGAGGCCTGTTCCACCAGTGCCACCGAAGCCATCGTCTAGCCAGGACGATGTCAGCAGAGATCCCGGCTGCAGTCGGGGTGGAACACTAGTCGAGCCAATGCCAGAAACCCTATCGTCCGTCCTATCACTGGATTCCCTCTCACTGTCGAGCTCTCACCACGGCAGGGATCTAGAGTTATCACAGATCAGGACTCGCAATACAACCAGCAAAGGAGAAGACCGCCCCCACCTCCAGAGCTCTTCGGCCTCAACTTTAGCTCAGGATATGGATACAAATCCTAGTTCTGTCCTCCCAAGTAAAGCATCATACCGGAAACATGATCTCCCTAGCATGCCACAACGGACACCGAGTAATACCAGCGCTGCAAATGTTGGTCATCTTAAGAATGCTTTGGCATCTGCCGTCAGGGCGAGAAACCATCAATTGATGGAGCAGCTCCTGGATAGTGGCGTATCACCGGATATGGGAGAGAATACACATCCACTGAATGAAGCAATCCTGCACCGTGACATTGAAGGAatgcgtcttcttctgctctttgGAGCCAACCCGAACGCACCagataaagaaggaaagtcGCCACTCTTCTCTGCTGTAGAAGGATCATTCATGGATGGTGCGACCTTGCTGTTAAAATACCGTGCAGACCCAAGTCTCATGACCGGAACTGAGCTCGAGTCTCCACTTGGCTTGTGCATCACGAGCCTGAAGACGGGTCTCGTCCATGTCCTACTTGCCCATGGAGCAGATCCCAATCATGAGATGAGGAATGGCAGCACAGTGCTAATTGAAGCTATCCGGAAGAAAGCTCCTCAACGGCTTGTCGATCTGATCTTGGATGCCGGCGCGGATCCTAACCTGAAGAGCAGGGAAGGAAAGTCGGCGTTATTTGAAGCAGTCCAAGCCGACCAGGTGACGATAGTGACAACCCTCTTAGATCATGGAGCGAATCCAAACCTCCCTGGACCGGAACATGTGCTTTGGTCAGCCATCTATCGGCCGGCATGTTTGCGAATCCTGATGGCCCGTGGCGCCGATGTCCGAAAGACCCCGGGTATTATGGAACAGGCAACAAGCATCAACAACATTGATTCGGTGCGAATCCTACTACAAGCTGGCGTTGACCCCAACTCTAAAAAGGATGGAATTTATACGCCGTTATGCTCCGCGATCCGTGACAATCGGGGGGATATCTTTGCGCTTTTGCTGGCCAACGGCGCGAACCCCAATGTCATGGCCTCCGAGTACCCGGCGTGGAAGTGTGTTACTCACTTCCGGACACACCTTCTGCCCGATCTCGTTGATGCCGGCGCAGACCTCCACCAGCCACCGGGCATCGTCGAAATGGCTGTGCAAGCCAACAACGCAGAGGCGGTGCAGTGGTTATTGGAGCACGGCGGGGCGAACCCGAACGATCGCAATGCCCAAGGACACACAGCACTGACGACGGCGATTCGCGATAACCGCGTCGACCTAATGGCTCTCCTGCTCGCCCATGGGGCAGATCCCAACCAGCGTGGCCAAGACTGGCCCGTGTGTATGGCGGTCCGGTCTCCGATACTCCTGCAACAGCTCCTTCCCGCCGTGACAGATCTGTCGGCGCACAAAGGAGTCATGGAGATGGCCGTGTTGGCGAATCAGTTAGAGAGTATCAAGTTGCTGCTAGCTGCGGGGGCCAGCGTCGAGTACAAGAATGGCGGCGTTTTCTCTCCGTTAACGACAGCGCTTCGCGAGCATCACGAAGACATTGTGCGGTTTCTGCTGGATGAAGCCGGTGCAGATCCCAATGCGCCCGGCGAGCATCTTCCCATTGTCAAGGCGGTCCGTAGATGCAACAATGGGGACTTCAAGATGATTGAGTTGCTGCTCGAGAAGGGCGCAGATCCGAACAAGACCTATCGGGAGTGGAATGCGATAATGCAGGCCATCGAGAATAGAGACATGAagcttcttcgtcttctggtAGAAAAGGGCGGAGGTGTCGATcttgaaaaggaagatgagacTG TCAACGTCGGAAGATTCATTCCTGAAACCTGCCAATGA
- a CDS encoding GNAT family N-acetyltransferase (predicted protein), with protein MQTARLQLVRLTEDHVAGYHAIWSDPVATRWSAHSPCKTIDDSRQWMSSLLLEANPMGENYAVLLRRDVNFDAITNRLNDGQEGTDDDKPYDISAHGGFIGWVGTWRTDPLPEMGFIFHRSTWGLGFATEALRAFVELYWSRKPQFNVLEAYCDTENEASVNVLRKCGFELVDVTRKDYVLPWMTPPERDTMQFRLIRADSLEE; from the coding sequence ATGCAGACAGCACGACTACAACTCGTCCGTTTAACAGAGGACCATGTGGCTGGCTACCACGCCATTTGGTCCGATCCGGTGGCCACCCGGTGGAGCGCCCACAGCCCATGCAAGACAATAGACGATTCCCGACAGTGGATGTCCAGTTTACTACTCGAAGCCAATCCGATGGGTGAGAACTATGCTGTACTCCTCCGACGAGACGTGAACTTCGATGCCATTACAAACCGGCTCAATGATGGTCAAGAAGGCACCGACGATGACAAGCCGTATGATATTTCGGCTCATGGCGGCTTCATCGGTTGGGTCGGAACATGGAGAACAGACCCCCTCCCGGAAATGGGCTTCATCTTTCATCGATCAACCTGGGGCCTGGGGTTTGCAACAGAGGCTTTGAGAGCTTTTGTGGAACTATATTGGTCGCGCAAGCCGCAATTCAATGTGTTGGAGGCATATTGCGATACCGAGAATGAGGCGTCTGTTAATGTTCTGCGCAAATGTGGGTTTGAATTGGTCGATGTGACGAGAAAAGACTATGTTCTCCCTTGGATGACGCCGCCGGAACGAGATACAATGCAATTTCGTCTGATTAGGGCCGATAGTTTGGAGGAGTGA
- a CDS encoding Zn(II)2Cys6 transcription factor (predicted protein) — MAKKPKKCTRVRTGCYTCKIRHVKCDEARPACVRCTSTGRKCDGYPLELLKVGEPKERRTLQPALAVPLFTKAGESISFDYFRRHTAAQLLGCFHASSKDLLILQMCYAEPVIRYAAISLADLHRSFANSVNPKGQSSSNTQHSALVHYASALTHMKSLLCSKIQSMDTFLTACLLLSSIEIFQGRYQAADVHLRCAFHMSEIAKGTDRGAATQDSPNTSIISKYPMIGTLMRMRFQCDLFLDVASTTPGALIKPGQHFSIAPPDIFTSLGEAQDILFNQIDRFFRLINQIALAKIATTPGVTSCDVGDRRKYPGAMAGSEVFLREMQTEGVSGLDQWDRAYQAFRSRYAHTFSTPEQHAATLVEIYRDALRMLLQMDHSQGALAHDPFERGFGLLLSRLQLLLDESPQPACTAEAPPVFTLEIGIVPILYFIATNCRNYGTRHAALAILAAAPRREGTWDGSIIYTIAQRSVALEEEGRLDGDQSARGIPPSSRLIGMEAGIDPVKQSAFLVLHQLEHTRREKIKW; from the exons ATggccaagaaaccaaagaaatGTACTAGAGTGCGCACGGGCTGTTATACTTGCAA GATCCGGCATGTCAAATGCGATGAGGCTCGGCCAGCGTGTGTGAGATGTACTAGCACCGGACGGAAGTGCGATGGCTATCCCCTAGAATTGCTAAAGGTTGGTGAGCCAAAAGAACGGAGGACATTGCAACCCGCTTTGGCCGTTCCTCTTTTCACCAAAGCTGGCGAGAGTATATCCTTCGATTACTTTCGTCGGCATACCGCGGCTCAACTCCTGGGATGTTTCCATGCTTCCTCCAAGGATCTTTTGATTCTCCAAATGTGCTATGCTGAACCCGTCATCCGATACGCTGCCATCTCCCTGGCGGACTTGCATCGCAGCTTTGCAAACTCAGTTAACCCTAAGGGTCAGTCGAGCAGCAATACGCAGCATTCTGCTCTGGTCCATTATGCATCCGCTCTCACACACATGAAATCTCTGCTCTGTTCAAAGATCCAGTCTATGGACACCTTTCTGACCGCTTGTCTCCTGCTTTCTTCAATCGAAATTTTCCAAGGTCGGTACCAAGCCGCTGATGTACACCTGCGCTGTGCCTTCCATATGTCAGAGATAGCAAAAGGCACGGACAGGGGAGCGGCGACGCAGGACAGTCCCAACACATCCATCATATCCAAATACCCTATGATCGGTACCTTGATGCGCATGCGATTCCAATGTGATTTGTTCCTGGATGTTGCTTCCACTACTCCCGGCGCTCTTATTAAACCAGGGCAGCATTTCTCCATCGCCCCACCGGACATTTTCACGTCCTTGGGTGAGGCTCAGGATATTCTTTTCAACCAGATCGATAGGTTCTTTCGACTCATCAACCAGATAGCTCTGGCAAAAATTGCAACCACGCCCGGTGTGACGTCTTGTGATGTCGGTGATCGACGTAAATACCCGGGAGCCATGGCGGGGAGCGAGGTCTTTCTTCGAGAGATGCAAACTGAGGGAGTGTCCGGGTTGGATCAGTGGGATCGCGCTTACCAGGCGTTTCGGAGCCGATATGCTCATACGTTTTCAACTCCTGAGCAGCACGCAGCGACGCTCGTCGAGATTTACCGCGATGCTTTGCGAATGCTACTCCAGATGGACCACTCTCAGGGAGCACTTGCACACGATCCGTTTGAACGGGGATTTGGGTTGCTTTTATCGAGGCTACAGCTGCTTTTAGACGAGTCGCCTCAACCCGCATGCACTGCTGAGGCGCCACCAGTTTTTACTTTGGAAATCGGGATTGTGCCTATTCTCTATTTTATTGCTACAAATTGTCGAAACTATGGTACCCGCCACGCCGCGCTTGCTATCCTGGCAGCGGCACCTCGTAGGGAGGGGACATGGGATGGCTCTATAATTTATACTATCGCCCAGCGCTCTGTGGCcctcgaggaggagggtcgATTGGACGGCGACCAGAGCGCACGAGGTATCCCTCCAAGCAGTCGTTTGATAGGAATGGAAGCTGGGATTGATCCGGTCAAGCAGAGTGCTTTCCTCGTGTTACATCAGCTCGAACATACTCGCCGTGAGAAGATTAAATGGTAA
- a CDS encoding uncharacterized protein (predicted protein), translating to MASGCNSKVESTTDSREIGNRLDQGAIQGLCSSGLSSHALSLQRSAVAYYCSSYFHNNVIQQGLDVFGKSSYIDWMAFTPDLDVDEPSLKSALLALGAARMGRLSQDSRLTRLSSESYSQTLRHLHRAIQNGTQGLRDETLASMMFLAIYEARSPSHWWLCSC from the coding sequence ATGGCGTCGGGGTGCAATTCGAAAGTCGAATCCACCACCGATAGTCGAGAAATCGGTAACCGGTTAGACCAAGGGGCTATACAGGGTCTGTGCAGCAGTGGACTATCTTCTCATGCCCTTTCCCTCCAGCGCTCTGCCGTTGCGTACTACTGTAGCTCATACTTCCATAATAATGTCATCCAGCAGGGATTAGACGTCTTCGGAAAGTCGAGCTATATCGACTGGATGGCATTTACTCCAGACCTTGATGTAGACGAGCCAAGTCTGAAGTCGGCTTTACTGGCACTTGGTGCGGCCCGAATGGGTCGCCTTTCCCAGGATTCTCGTTTGACTCGTTTAAGCTCCGAATCATATTCGCAAACACTGCGGCATCTTCACAGAGCTATTCAGAATGGAACCCAGGGCCTCCGAGATGAGACCCTAGCAAGCATGATGTTCTTAGCCATCTATGAGGCAAGATCCCCTTCCCATTGGTGGTTGTGTTCTTGCTAA
- a CDS encoding putative flavin-containing amine oxidasedehydrogenase (predicted protein): MTWWPSLAPVRRACPLVDRFSDEIQKFGRVLKWIKRLMPFLGILPVKVMLKLFRFSTEFGNKMVLPLLALFLGTGNQTPNVPSALLERLFDDKNMRLWDYDPDTLLPNQPTMYTFPNLSDFYHDWARNLSSRGVHIRLKTAPELIRRDKHGVTLRPHPATDDANGDPDEADLPCEEFDEMVICCPADEAKSLLGQHATWREKYVLGGVKFFNDITITHSDSEYFNHIFEARYRGDLCAKGNNQSRRDQIAFSQKTTRTRKDGWEGFAPMYYIHSYESDPDKIEMGFDCTNYQHQFREAFGENAISPESDRHVYQTIFLNDKEKHLWTWDGIDKSKIIDKKWWHQFGHRWQHYLRVVPGMMFINGKNRTLYAGAWTMVVSFALSTFLPHAKHYTEHARDRLYIRNCGGIPARCRL; this comes from the exons ATGACATG GTGGCCATCATTGGCGCCGGTGCGGCGGGCATG TCCGCTGGTGGATCGATTTTCAGACGAGATACAAAAGTTCGGTCGCGTATTGAAATGGATCAAGCGACTCATGCCGTTCTTGGGTATTCTGCCCGTAAAGGTCATGTTAAAGCTATTCCGGTTCAGCACTGAGTTTGGAAACAAAATGGTGTTGCCATTGCTGGCTCTTTTTCTGGGGACCGGTAACCAAACGCCGAATGTGCCAAGCGCACTGTTGGAGCGACTCTTCGATGACAAGAATATGAGACTGTGGGATTACGATCCCGATACGCTGCTTCCTAATCAACCCACCATGTATACATTTCCAAACTTGAGTGACTTCTACCATGACTGGGCTCGAAATCTGAGCTCAAGGGGCGTCCATATCCGGCTCAAGACTGCTCCCGAGCTTATAAGGCGAGATAAGCATGGCGTAACTCTACGACCACATCCTGCGACTGACGATGCGAATGGTGATCCGGATGAGGCCGACCTACCGTGTGAAGAATTCGACGAAATGGTTATTTGCTGCCCGGCCGACGAGGCCAAGAGCTTACTTGGACAACATGCGACATGGCGCGAGAAGTACGTGCTGGGTGGTGTCAAATTCTTCAACGACATTACCATCACGCATTCTGATTCCGAATACTTTAACCATATCTTCGAAGCAAGGTATAGGGGCGATCTATGTGCGAAGGGTAATAACCAGTCTCGGAGAGATCAGATTGCATTCTCCCAAAAGACCACAAGAACACGGAAAGATGGCTGGGAGGGCTTTGCGCCGATGTACTATATCCATTCCTACGAGTCCGATCCAGACAAAATCGAAATGGGCTTCGATTGTACGAACTACCAGCACCAGTTCCGCGAGGCCTTTGGTGAGAATGCTATTTCCCCAGAGTCCGACAGGCACGTTTATCAGACAATCTTCCTCAACGACAAGGAGAAACACCTTTGGACATGGGATGGCATCGACAAGAGCAAGATAATCGACAAAAAATGGTGGCATCAATTTGGGCATCGCTGGCAACATTATCTACGCGTGGTACCGGGCATGATGTTTATCAATGGTAAAAACAGGACACTGTACGCTGGTGCTTGGACGATGGTGGTGAGTTTCGCTTTGTCAACTTTTCTTCCACATGCTAAGCACTACACAGAACATGCACGAGATCGCTTGTATATCAGGAATTGCGGCGGCATACCGGCTAGGTGCCGATTATGA
- a CDS encoding uncharacterized protein (predicted protein), which produces MDVSASSTPKTMFRWVQKLYNALGFKKGYNFILSAAFLAFFQFVPAIRYKVILFHRINGYTIILLVLLSNVGALMIARHTFGGTIPTQAAVGLLVILSTCAIGMAYYNVKRLQLEQHRAWMLRAFFYLLNRWDVSSPRA; this is translated from the exons ATGGACGTTTCTGCTTCAAGTACCCCTAAGACAATGTTCCGCTGGGTCCAAAAGCTATACAATGCTTTGGGCTTCAAGAAGGGTTATAACTTCATTCTGT CCGCTGCCTTCCTTGCCTTCTTTCAGTTCGTCCCGGCCATTCGATATAAGGTGATACTGTTCCATCGCATCAATGGCTACACCATCATACTGCTTGTTCTGCTTTCCAATGTTGGGGCATTAATGATTGCAAGACATACGTTTGGAGGAACTATCCCAACTCAAGCCGCCGTGGGTCTTCTGGTCATTTTATCAACCTGTGCTATTGGCATGGCATATTACAATGTCAAGCGACTACAGCTAGAACAGCATCGAGCCTGGATGTTACGGGCATTCTTCTAC TTACTAAACAGATGGGATGTATCATCACCACGCGCATAA